The Kryptolebias marmoratus isolate JLee-2015 linkage group LG7, ASM164957v2, whole genome shotgun sequence region CTGTGATCACTCAGAAAGTGTGACGTATGGAGAGCCGAACAGGaacaaggcaggaaataaatccagacagtgtgggggtgaaatgcttcagtttgttgtaattaattgtttaaatcgacccaaaactccaacagctgagtcgtTCTTCAGCTTTCTGAAGGACAAGAACgttggatggatgtggttagtttagctcctggtgaaaattacaacccagagtctggagactgactgaagaggagcacctgaaatacaaaccttcaacagaagAACCACCTCCTGTCGGACCGGCACCGgcctcctcccgctgtccgGATGGTTAACTCCTCGCAGACTGCGTGATGTCACTGTGAAGCTCGGGGGTTCATCtggtgaaatgtggggctccagttaaaaaaaaaaaacatgatttcaaACCAGTACTTCAGTTAACAAaactctcttcttcttcttctgatcaatttcccctgataaacacagagacagtaACCTCCTCCTCAGCGTCCTACAGCGGTCGGCTGCagcttctacgtcaccaaccagaGAGGTAACtgcgcccacacaatcaccacacgtcacaaaaaaacttgaaaaacaagtcattaacgttttaaatcagagaaacggACCACTGTAGGGTTTTATGAtcatgtttaactaaaagaaaaacatgaaaacccattatttttatattttatttatttcttctttaatctCAGTTGTATCAAAACACAcgacagattccaccatgtcgtTATTTACTGATCCacatgaagccaaaatggaaaagctgtgtgacaAACTCAGTCCGCCCTCGCTGCTTTGGTAGGTTTGAAGAGTTTCAGTtccagccaggagctgctgatcagacgTGTTGATtatctgatcagcagctctaTGAATGCAGGAGTTtcgtcagtttgctgctctggagcagacgGGTGTGAGCTAACACAACgaccttcccaggagtggacgtcCCAGCGAAATTCACCCGAAGGTCAGACCGCGCAACGCTCCAGAGCTCCACCTCAGACTCTGCAGACCTTCAGTCAGCAGGCCAAAGCTGAAAGTTCACGACAGGacgattagaaaaaaaaaaggctgaatatGCGAGGACCGCGGgaggaagtctttttttttttttttctaaaaagaaaagggcAGCAACGTTGGAAAGAAGAGCGGGCCAAAAATACCTCCACAACCACGTGAGACACGGACGCGTACAGAAAACGAGGACTGAGAggtctgctgctgaaggaggcGTGAATTTAGGCTTTTCCCCTTTCCCGGCTTCGATTTTCAGTAAAGACATGATGGAGacctgttgtgtgtgttttttttacttttatgctCTTGAAGTTAATTACCCTTTAAATTAAGctcttccaaaacaaaacagatatcAGAAAACATCACTCAGATTGGCGTTCCGCCCTTCGTAACGACATCCAGGGAATCATTCCCCGAGAGCCCAAACGTTCTTGCAGTCATTTTATTCAACAAGATGTAAAACAAGTGGGTAAATATAACAAACAGGTCAACATCGGGAACGCTTTCACCCGAGAGAAACGGTTAACTCTCCTACGAGTGAGTCGCTTTCCTTTACATCTTTCTTGGAGCACATTATAAGCAGTAAATGCGAACCCGGTCCTCCCGGGTTCACCGCAGGCGGAACCAAAGACTCTGGATCTCGTTGGTTCTACATTTATGACGCAGTTCAAAACCAAACCAAGCATCTGTGCTTTGATACTCTTAATCTTTAGAGGAGGAAGTGCGAGAGGCTTTAGTGTGTgagcagaaaaattaaaaaaatgccacGGTGATTTTCAAACTGTGTTAAAGTCCAAaaccaacttttgtttttttttttatttagcactttcattattagttttatgtttgtttgttgttatgcAGGTCGGGTGTGAGTCCAGTAAAAGGCTCCCGCGTCCCGGTTAGGATTTGGCAGCTCCTTTTGACACCGCCAAGCCGATGAGGCCCGCCAAGCCCGCCACGCCCAGGCCGATTCCCCCGACGATCGCCATGCCGACCAAGCCGTCTAAACAACAGGGAAGCGAGAGTCAGAGGACGGGCGTCAAGAACCGGGCGATTATCCGTCTCACAGCGGGTCTCACCTTTCTTCAGAGCCTTCTCGATGAGCTTCTCCAGCTCCAGGGCCTGCTTGTTCCCCGGCTCGTTCCTCAGGAGGGTCCGGACGTACTTCAAGGCCTTTTCGTACTCCTGGAAAACAATTTGAGACGAGCGAAAGTGAGAAGACGCACAGCTCGAACCGGGCGCATTATTTCCCAGGTATCCCGTTTTGCGCGGAGAGTTTCAGAGGAGAGATCATTATGACCTGTAGCTCATAAAGAGTTGATAAGTTATCTTCAGAGAACAGTGAGGGAGAGAGCGGCGGCAGGTACGCTACTGTACCGCAGCGAAGGTGAGGAACCCCCCCCTCAGACGCAAACACACGTCAGATAACGAGGTCCTCTATGTTCTctaaaagcctaaaataaagGAATTAATCCACGTGGATCCTGATGAACACCTGGAGTCTGagtcagtgtcttcttcaggtCACTCagagcagatgtttgttttcactccaaagacacaaaaacccaTCAAAACGCCTCGCTGCCCGGCCGCCTTCAAGCCCgggttttaaagaaagattatctcgtgtttaaaagtaaaaaagcgGAGCGTCTTCGTTTAAATCTTCTTTATGCATCGTCTCCCGTCAGATCGTCCAACCTAGAATGAGCTCTCAGCACTCACCACTCAGCACTCAGAGTGTGCGATGgaaacgactctcagctacgaccacataaagttttagctcaacatctgtaaaaaggACTGAGACGTCCCCGTGTTTGCGCTGATTGgctgtcagccatcttgaataagggTTGACACGACAGACAAAGGAACGCAATCAGGCACAAACACTATCGCCCGCCACCCGACCGTGGGCCATAATCAGGGAAGCTGGTGTGGAAACGACAAGCGGTGATGACTATCAGCACTGCTGGTTTCTCACTTTCAGGTTGTTTTAATCCACTTTTTATtggactaaaaacaaaaaggcccaAATCGTCTCCAGCTGCTACAAAACGCCGCGGCGAGAAACCGAAAGAAACGACTCGTCTGATTCCCTCTTCAAGAGTAAACTTTGTTAATTTTAgaattaatttttaattctcGTTATTAACTTAAAAGACTCCTTTTTTACATTATTCTAAATGattatctgttgtttttatcattgttttatGGATATTATTTAAGGTTTCATAgctttgtggtttatttttatctgagaAAGGCGccgtatttaaaaaaaaaagcttatttattTACGCTACTTCAGAGCAAACCTGCAATCATCTTATTGTGTCGAGTGATGTCATGAAAAGTCAACAAACGGAGACGCAGAAAAGCCCTTTGGCATTATTGGGTGGGCCGCTGAGGCATGATTTTGATGTCAAACaagttaggaaaataaaaaaataataattaacatAGATAAAAGTCTATCTGTGGCTACATTTAGGGAAGAAATGCAAAGTTACTGTTTGCTTCAAGCTTGACTCACAGGGTCCTGAACAACTTCGCTCACCTTCAGTCTGTAGTTGGCCACCGCCAGGTAGAACAGGAAGTCCCGGGAGTCGTCCTTCGAGGATTTGTGAACAAGTTCTAcgagataaacaaacaaaaaaatgaagaagaaataCAGATTTGTTTATCGATGAAACCAcaaaagctgagaaaacaactaaatacagTTATCCTGGCTCATTACTCATTAAAAAGCAAGTTTACCAACTTATTTCTGaacctttcagcttctgactCATAAGAAAAACCAACAGAGGCCGGGACTTACGGCTCCGATCGTTGCCGGCTCAAGTATGCAAACACTGctaaacaaacaatgtttacagcattttaaaaccTCTTTAGAACTACTGCTTTGTTTATCTGTTGTAACAAAGACAATAAGACATTAGGAatccattttaaacattatttaattaCTGGAGATCGGTCAAAGTGGGGCTCCAGGCCCAGATGAACTCACCCTCCAGGAGAAGGATTCCCTTCTTGATGTCGTCGCTGTATTTGCTCCTGATTAAACACCAGGCGTATTCGAACTTGGTCTCCTTGGAGACGGCCCCCTTCAGCAGCTCGTTGTTGTATTTCTTCTCGAACCTCTGCAGACAACACGAAGACGCCGGAGTTATCGGAGCCGACCTTCAGCTGACTCGaagctcctctcctctcctcaccCGAACGTTTAACAACTTTTACcacattttaacacttttgtGTTCAGTCAGGAGGCAAAATTTACCAAGCAAGTTCATTTTAATGCTTACCCCCAGCTGTATGGGGTGCTTTATGTAGAGTCAGACAgtcaaaaatgaatatttagccttttaataaaaaaatatatatttttcaaagtCATATTTTCACCATGTATTATTTATCGCcacacatttataaatgtcataattccaaacaaaatatttaatttccaaactgaatatttaactTCGAAATTAAAACGTCAGCTAATATGCGAATTCCTTGCCGGAAAGCGGAAGTggactatcaaaataaaagccgaACCTGCTAACACGTTTGACATGTACAGAGGAAAAGAATGATGATTAAATGCTGtataaaagagaaaactggAGTGATTCAGTATGACCAGTAGCAGCTCGTCTTCTTctacttctgtttatttttgtttatttgcttttttgtcgGTTTGACACGAGGtgttatttttatcaaaataaaagccgaacctctctctctctctctctctctatatatatatagagagagaggttctgcttttattttgaaagtccaCTTCCGCTTTTCCGCAAGGAATTGGCATGTTAGCTATATTTAACTtggaagttaaatatttagtttggaactatgacatttataaatatatgaatAACGTGGtgaaaatatgagtttaaaaaaaaatatttttaagaaaggctaaataaaacaaactattacTGTTAATTTTTGGCTGTGTAAATTTACAAACAGCCCCCCCGTACAGCTGTTGTAGGCTTTTCTCACACATTGTTGTATCGTAACGAGAATAGGGAccacaatttgttttttgtctttatccAAACACGAACGCTAGCGTTAGCAACCTACGTGACGCAACAAACGGAGCAACGCGTTTAAATTGACTAAAATAATCACCATTTACCGACGAGAAACACGTTACAAACACACAAGCGACAGTCCACAACGAGCTACAACTTCTGTTTGACGAAGTGGGAGAAGTTTAATGAGGTGAAAACTCACTAAAAGGTCCTCAGGAGCCACAACATCACTCAGCACAGCCTCCATGTTTCCGGAAAACGGAGCTAAGACACGCCCACTTCTAGTCACATGACACAACACATGACGTCATCTCTAGAGGCGCTTGTTCAATatgacagatagatagatagatagatagatctttATTATATACATATGTATAACAAATATAATgcatattacatattttatacaAACTCAGaatttttatgcagtttttttaggCTTGAAAAAAGAACCAGCAACATGTTAGGAACAGGGAAGTGtaactattttatttacttgttcaAAATAAAGTGACTTCATCCTTTTGACTTGGGAACTGATTCTTtcaattttattgtttgttttgcagatatAAACTCTGAGAATATTTTCCTGcacacagcaaaataaaatcaccattttttttcactaaacattcatgtttaaaaatcatACGTAGTTGGTTAAATCTATCCCAGACATTCGATTTTATCTGTAACAGCAGCTAATTACAAGTACGTTCACAGTGTACTTATATAGTCATAAGTAATATTCTAACCCAGAACACTAAAGAactatgtttattttattttttggcccAGTTGCAATAAGAGCAATCCCACTTGTGAGAGctaaagctgctgcagaggctTCACTGGTTGTCTGCGAGGTGTTCGGGTGAAAACGCTAAAGGCAGCAGTTCACTGAGACGGGTTTCTTTGTAGGCTCCGTCCGGCTTGGTCAAATAAACGGTCCAGTCTGATCCAAACTGTCGGGGGAGATGAACAGCAAGAGGGAAACGGTAACAAACAAGATGTTAGAGAGCACAGCTTTGACAGTTTCTTCCTGATGAGTTCTTAAGACAACAGCtgtgcagcaaaacaactaatATTAAACGTTAAAGATAATGATTTTCTGATAGATTCCTAATGTGCTCCGTTAATCTCATGTGTTTAATATGGTGGCTCTTGCTGCAAAATTACACTTTTATTCAGAGATAAAAAATAGGTTGTCTCAATACggaaatgatctcagtttattgtcttggattattattattattattaatgtttaacGAGCTAAATACAGGATGTTTGTGCAGCTACACCCTTATGaaatattaacattaaatattaatacaaaGTGTTGAGAGAGTTTGTCTTCACGGAGACATGTTTGTCTggattttagtattttttttacgACTCACtgattgtatttattaaaaacaaatgttttttctgtacatgtgtttattttggacATTTGTTGGAAAACCTgaagatgattttattaatatttgtgcCTTCACACAgtggttttcttgtttgttgtttctgctgtttgtttttttccccaacctCCGCCTACTTTGTGCTATTCTAATTATTTATATGTCAAAATGTTCGTCTCAGTCAGGAATAGTCGGCTctgacttttagtatttataacttttacacttatttatttattcgaCTTTATTTCCGCGTAGAAAAACCCTGAGATCTCCTCAGCTCTTTCAAAAACACGATTCTCTGAATCTACTTTGGCGTACTCgctctatttttgtcctctgatgtacttttagctgctatcttgctaattttagcgtTTAGTTACGATTTTGCAAATCTTAGAGTTTAGCTCAGTTTTGCAATGATTAGCTTTTAGTCACACTTTTGCTAACTgcagtttttagctacagttttgctaattttagctacaatttagttagttttagcttttagctgttcttttgctttttttctattctagctacagttttaatattttaagcttttacttAGTATTAGgaaatttgtcttttagctgtggtttgcaaatttgagtttttatctGTGGTCTTGTTAAGCTTAGCTTTAAGCTGttcttttgcttattttctcttttagctactgtttagatcattttatcttttaggtaCTGTTTTGGACATTAAATCTTTCAGCTATGTTTTGGaaactttgtcttttagctaTGGTAGGTTTAGATTTTAGGTtggttttgttatatttagcttttagtcacacttttataaattttagcctttagctacatttttgctaattttatcttttagctacaattttgcttatttttgctttcagttacaattttgcaatttttagcttttagctgtggtcTTGCTAAGTCtagtttttagctaaagtttagttcgatttagcttttagctacagttcagCTGAGTTTATCTTCGGTTCGGCTCGTTTTAACTGTAACAGTTCAGTTATTTGGCTCCTCCGGAGCTCAGCTTTCATCCTGGTGTCCTCCTGCCTCCTGATCAGAGACGTCTCACCTCCATGAGAACCTGTCGGCACGCTCCACACGGCCCCACGAAACGGTCCTTAATGTcactgaggaggaagaggaggagaggatgaATGAGTGATTCGGACGCCGCCCGAGCGTACATCTACGTCGCGGCTCAGAACCATGTCACGGCGATGGCAGTGAACCGGCGGTGCCCCTCCGCCACGGCCCTCTGGATGGCCGTCCTCTCGGCACAAACCGTCAGACCAAAGGAGGCGTTCTCCACGTTACAACCTGgagatgcaaacacacacgACCACCGTCAGTTAGCTTCCTGATGCTAACAGCGTCTTTCAGAGCACGTCTAAAACCTTAAAATGACTTTCTGAAATGGgcctctgtggaaaagttataaacagttaGCATCTTACGTGTCATAGATCGCtctctgaatgacctcagtaTGGAGAAACAGAAGATATCCAAGAGGAATGATGAGCAAATGGCTAGTCTTctatcatcttaaaacaactccaatcccCAAAATGTATTTCACTTTGGTCGTATCTGTGTTTGGAtcagctgttagctcgtcagtcctcTTTTTCTCTGAACCGAGATCAGTGAagaagccatctacaacaggtaagatattagttatTCAGAACTGAAATCCACCTCAAAATAACCGAACGATTCCTTTGAAAATGTTACACATTTTACCGTGAGTTGAAGCTGTGAATCAAACACTCATTACATGTCAGAGCTGCCCCTTTGAACCGTCTCGTTACCCTAACCTGTGTCGCTTTTAACACAGCGGTGCAGTTCTAGTGCTGTAACGCCTCGTAATAAAAGGTAAGATTAGATAAGACCCACagaagatcagatcagatcagatcagataaGATGTATCATCTGCTGAACAtgcaggtgtttttttattaataagtAAAGCTTTTTAGTGAAAGCAAAGTGTTACTGTGGCAGCGAGCGGATAAACATTACAAGCGTCAAGATAAGCATAACAACAGATTTGAGCAAATATGAAAATgagtacaaatacaaaaaaggcaaaaataaacattaaaacctccgccaaggccatagggtcgtTATAAAACTGCGAGATCTGGATTGTGATCAGGATCACCAGCAGATCCAGATCTAGATTTTTATGTAACAaccctcaacatttcctgaaaacatcacagaaatctgttcattagttgttgttgtttgtttttaacataatCCTGCTACCAGACAGACAAGCCAACCAACACGACTAAAAACATCACCTCCTCCTCGGTGGAGTTAATAAGGTTTCTGtccctgtgacctttgaccctgtgaccttgaaatcaatagggatcacccttgATCCATGAGGTCctcagctgtgcagtttgacttcCTTACGTTACAGggctgcagagttggagcacctggggtcacctgtgacctcgACCTTCAATCTTCACCAAAATcaaatccattgttttttggaACAACCCCAACATCACCTGAACGTTTCTTCCAAATCTGCTCATTAGGTTTTAAGGGAtcttgccaacagacagacaaaccaaccaataccactgaaaacagaacctccatAACTACCTGGCGACGGTGATAATGGATCACGTTCCAGACAGCGTCTCTAGTGTTCCGACTAACTGACACGTGATTCCTCGATATGGGTTCATTTTTCCTGATTTCACCTTCTACTGTGGGGTGTTTCAGCAGGCGCGTCACGCCGCAGGTTCTGTTCGACTACGGTGTCAGGGTGCACCTGGTGTTACCTGTGATTATGGCGCCATCGGCTGTCAGGATGGCGGCACCGACGGGGAACCTGCTGTAGGGACAGTACGCCCTGTCCCGGGCCTCCAGGCACTTTGAGACCAGCTCTGCCACTTTATCTGCGGGGTTCAACACAGCGGCACGGGTTAGTGGTTAGTTAGCACCCGCTGCCCCCCCCCCCNCCCCGGACAGCTGCATGACCAGGACGCCTCGTTAGGAGCgtgcagagcagagaaacttACCCGTCATCGTAGCTGGGCACCGCTTTGTTCCGGACTGTGGGTCCTTTTCAAAGCTGGACCTGCGTGTGATGAACAGACTCTGACCGCTGGGTCCACGGAGGGCCGACCGCAGACGGAGAGGAGCTGGGTGTTCTGGTGCCAGCTGGACCGTGTCCAAGTTTGCAAAGAAAGAGAGGGAAATGAACCGAGGATAACCCAAAAGTCCATTTCCCCCCCGTGTGCAAATACGTCAGCGTCACATCAGCTCGTCCTGTaaaattaaagggatagtttgcaCATTTGTGGGAGTTGGGTTTTGAGAACAAAAGCGtacaaacagttaatatcttacctgtcgcagaTGGCTCTCTGGGCTACAGGCTAAGACCGAAGCACcctgctgccatctttaaacaactttcaTGCGAACACCCTTTCATAATCCTTAACGGCGCTGAATTCTCTGGttattttcagcagcagctaactgtagcacttccagtttAGTCATAATATTAAGATCATAATTACCTTAGTCCGAATAATCATGTGATGTAAAACGATAACTTTTTAAAGagtgttttaggacagcagcaactcggattagctgttagcttgaatCTGGTAAGAATTGAACCTACTGTATctgctacaggtaagatattatttgctcACAGCCTTTTTACGGAGCCTTACTTTCAACGTCATGAGCTGTCCTTTTAAAGTTCTTCTTCACGGTTTATGACAAaccaacatttttctttagcCAACCCCTTCTTGGCCACACTTTGGATAAAACAATCAACAACACGTGAACTTTagcttttatacatttttttttttatttacacatttatcgTTCCAGAAAATAATTCACACAATTATGAGGGataacaagttttattaaatatatactTTCACAAACGTGTTTTCCAGATCTTGATGCTGAGATAGCAAAGTGGCGACCTACAAGGTCAGAGTCATTACAATTGTATACGTTTGATGATATTggatgcttttaaaaaagaaatctcaggTAAGGTTTTAACTTTCGAGCGGCAAGacgctaaaaacaaaacagtttgttgcTCTGGAGGGAATCATTTTCAAACAACTTTGCACCGGCATTGaagtttattgtaaataattcAACACATTTTTGCTAATCCTAAGGTAACTCTGCAGCTGAATTTCTGCATCCACCCACcgttttattgaattttattgaacattgtgttttatattttatatcatGCTTATATATTTCAGTATAGATGCTGTATGGGTTATACGTCACCAGCATTCAGACAGAGttcatataaaaatgtttttttttactattgtGGGTGTTATTTTaaacctcctccaaggccacagcgtgattaaaaaatagtttgatccagatcataatctggatcaacACCATAATgtcagttattgttttttgtttcaactccaacatttcctgaacatttcctccaaatctgttctttagtttttacctgatctttgctgacagacagacaaacaaaccaacaaccggagacagaacctccttggtggaggaaacaaaagggtcacatgtaggagcagagaccttgacctttgaccccatgaatcttaaaatcaacaggcatcatctttgacccatgaggtgtccagctgtgcagtttgacattcctacattacactgctgcagagttagagcaccgggtcagctgtgatgttgacctttgaccctatgaccttgaaatcaacagtgatcaccttAGAGGTGTCTAGCTGTGGAGTTGACCTTTTGACCTGATcgccaccaaaatgtaatcacttctTCCTTTTACCACGTTTAACAATTCCTCAAAATTtcacaaaaatcagaaaattttgaaataattttgtccacagacagacagacagacgctacgaaaacacaacctccttggcggaggtaatcAGGTCAGACGCTGTTATAGAAGTCTGCGGCTCGTGGAGCAGGACTCATGACCATGAAGCACAGCAGTCCTTTAAAGAACTTGGCCAGGAAGACTCCCAACCCAAACGTCTCGCATACGGCGTTCCAGAAAGCAAACGTGTACAGAGTTTTGTTACAGTAAAGACCGTCAGCGGCTGTGGGGTCGTAGTTCGGCTGGTAgacggagaaaacccacacgtCACCTGCAGGCGCAGGGGAGAGAAAGGTTCAGTTCGAGCCTGGGAAATAATCCGGGAAGCGTCTCAGAGAATCCACTCTTACCCAACAGAATCCAAACGACGACAGACAGAGCTAAAAGGCTCCGCACGCAGACTCTGAACACTCGGAGGCGCTCCTGCAGCTGAGTGGGATGGCATGGAAGAGCCACGAGGGAACCCAGCAGCAGGGGGATGAACACCATCCCCATCAGGTAGACGGGGATGGTGGGCTGCTGAGGGCAGTCCAGGAAGTACGCCGCACCTGCAAAGCAGACGGGGGGGTCAGAGAGCGCTGCTCCGAGACGGCCTCACGTAAAAGAGTTGACCTACCGAAGTAAAGTCGAGCCACAGCAAGGATCGTCCATAAaaccacagctgcagctggaaacaaacaaacaaacatgaagacaGCAACATCTCAGATTTTGAAGCCTCTAGTCTTGGCTGCCACCTTGATGGTCCTTTTTAGAGTCAGAATTGTCTCTTTTTAGACAAGAAGTGGAGCTGAACAGCGTGCAGATTATTCAGGTCACCCGAGTCACAACAGTTGGAGCTTAAATTGATCCCACAGATAACCTGAACCTCCTGGAAAACATTGGCTTTAAAAGCCAAACGTCACAGTCTCAACATATTTAGtgttcagctgctgtgtttcccGTAGTTTGGCTAACTAACTAGAAGTGCACATTTTACCTGCTTGTTCTGGAGGTGTGGGGGGTGGAGGGCGGAGGTGAATCCTCCAAAATGTCCCGATGGTCACGGTCACAGGATGGCCTGGAGATGGAGCTgcagaggtttttatttcttcattagTGTCGTCAATTGGTTTAAACTGATCAGTCATAAAATGGAATGGGTCACCAAGGTTTTAGTGttcatgcagataaaaaaatactatactAAAAATACTACTCTTCCacttagaaaaaccaaaaaattgtattaaaaagcatttaaatttagaaaaaaagttcaatttcaAAGCTGTCTCCAACAAGATGATGAATGTCCTCTTTTGTTCACATGTACTGTAGTTTTACAGCTGAAGGATACTTGTCTATGTGCAGTACTAACAACCTTAGTACTTATACTTGTTAGTTAAAGTAATATTTCAGATGTTGGGTTGgagttgggttctgtggaaacaatacgaacagtttttttgtgtgaattcactcaactgttttcatgttttcgtGATTTTTCCCAGAAGTTATTTTGTAATCTAACTGCTTCTgaatactttgtgctatttaagccattcatttatcaaaatgttcggCTCATACAGGAAATGgaaatgtaacttttatacttttcagagtatttatctttatttacaaatgttttccccatagaaaaataatgagatctcttcaaaaacattgttctctttgaatcTTCTTTAGCAAACTAGCtccattttttctctttttttttgctacttttagcttttggccaCCGttctgctatgtttagcttttagttagccttttgctacttatagcttttaaatagttttttttgccACCTTTAGTTTCTATCTAGCATTTTAGTAAttctagtttttagctagctttttgttacttttaactagGCTTTTGCTACAATTAGtttttagctggcattttgcaacttttggcTGTTGGCCACCATTCtgaaacttttagcttttagtcagccttttgctacctttagcttttagcgaACCTTTTGTTACTTGTAGCTTTCAGATACTTTTACCTTCTTGCAaccagtttaattattttaacttttagctagcactttgctaattttagctagcattgtgttacttttagcttgcattttgcttCATTTGACTCTTAG contains the following coding sequences:
- the fis1 gene encoding mitochondrial fission 1 protein, with the protein product MEAVLSDVVAPEDLLRFEKKYNNELLKGAVSKETKFEYAWCLIRSKYSDDIKKGILLLEELVHKSSKDDSRDFLFYLAVANYRLKEYEKALKYVRTLLRNEPGNKQALELEKLIEKALKKDGLVGMAIVGGIGLGVAGLAGLIGLAVSKGAAKS
- the zgc:103586 gene encoding zgc:103586, whose protein sequence is MTDKVAELVSKCLEARDRAYCPYSRFPVGAAILTADGAIITGCNVENASFGLTVCAERTAIQRAVAEGHRRFTAIAVTCDIKDRFVGPCGACRQVLMEFGSDWTVYLTKPDGAYKETRLSELLPLAFSPEHLADNQ
- the LOC112451397 gene encoding transmembrane protein 272-like isoform X2 codes for the protein MAAPSPGHPVTVTIGTFWRIHLRPPPPTPPEQAAAAVVLWTILAVARLYFGAAYFLDCPQQPTIPVYLMGMVFIPLLLGSLVALPCHPTQLQERLRVFRVCVRSLLALSVVVWILLGDVWVFSVYQPNYDPTAADGLYCNKTLYTFAFWNAVCETFGLGVFLAKFFKGLLCFMVMSPAPRAADFYNSV